In Humulus lupulus chromosome 7, drHumLupu1.1, whole genome shotgun sequence, the following are encoded in one genomic region:
- the LOC133788970 gene encoding uncharacterized protein LOC133788970, with amino-acid sequence MESLISQFCLLSDHALQDKNFDPSTIEDLMKLFEVEAYKSWAALELESQQEAEEAEMALEEAEEQLESAMEAAMNEFRRFEEEMERMAEEELHSLESKAEGARRMGTLMEKAATIASKRYMEAALNAATASMKSAWKGISSNKVHPS; translated from the coding sequence ATGGAGTCTCTGATCTCTCAATTTTGTCTTCTCTCGGACCATGCTCTCCAGGACAAGAACTTCGACCCTTCCACCATCGAAGACCTGATGAAACTGTTCGAGGTGGAAGCGTACAAATCGTGGGCGGCCTTGGAGCTGGAAAGCCAGCAGGAAGCGGAGGAGGCGGAGATGGCGTTGGAAGAAGCGGAGGAGCAGCTCGAATCGGCGATGGAGGCGGCCATGAACGAGTTCAGAAGATTCGAGGAAGAAATGGAGCGGATGGCGGAGGAGGAGCTCCACAGCTTGGAGAGCAAAGCCGAAGGAGCTCGAAGGATGGGGACGTTGATGGAGAAAGCCGCCACCATCGCTTCCAAGAGGTATATGGAGGCGGCTCTCAACGCAGCCACGGCTTCCATGAAATCGGCTTGGAAGGGAATTTCTTCCAACAAAGTTCATCCTTCTTGA